The Streptomyces nitrosporeus genome includes a window with the following:
- a CDS encoding protein-tyrosine-phosphatase, translating into MTAPEGRGIAGRGDTFRILHVSTGNVCRSPITERLTRHALADRLGDPLSGGLIVESAGTWGHEGAPMEANAEVVLADFGADATGFTGRELLDEHVIRADLVLTATRDHRAQVISMGHSAGLRTFTLKEFTRLVRAIDPATLPDAREEGVVERARALVRAAAALRGWLLAPTAEADEVHDPYGAPITFFRSVGDEISQALDPVVTALTGVSAPH; encoded by the coding sequence TTGACGGCCCCCGAGGGGCGTGGCATAGCGGGGAGGGGCGACACCTTCCGCATCCTCCACGTCAGCACCGGCAACGTCTGCCGCTCCCCCATCACGGAGCGGCTGACCCGCCACGCTCTGGCCGACCGACTCGGCGACCCGCTCAGCGGCGGCCTCATCGTCGAGAGCGCCGGGACCTGGGGCCACGAGGGCGCCCCCATGGAAGCCAACGCCGAGGTCGTCCTCGCCGACTTCGGCGCGGACGCCACCGGCTTCACCGGCCGCGAACTCCTCGACGAGCACGTCATCCGCGCCGACCTCGTCCTCACCGCCACCCGCGACCACCGCGCCCAGGTCATCTCCATGGGCCACTCCGCGGGGCTGCGCACCTTCACGCTCAAGGAGTTCACCCGCCTCGTCCGGGCCATCGACCCGGCGACGCTGCCCGACGCCCGCGAGGAGGGCGTCGTCGAACGCGCCCGCGCCCTGGTGCGCGCCGCGGCGGCCCTGCGCGGCTGGCTGCTGGCCCCCACCGCCGAGGCGGACGAGGTCCACGACCCGTACGGCGCCCCGATCACCTTCTTCCGCTCGGTGGGCGACGAGATCAGCCAGGCCCTCGACCCGGTCGTCACCGCCCTGACCGGGGTCAGCGCCCCGCACTGA
- the rpmE gene encoding 50S ribosomal protein L31, with amino-acid sequence MKRDIHPEYVETQVSCTCGASFTTRSTIDGGAIRADVCSECHPFYTGKQKILDTGGRVARFEARFGKAAGTAGK; translated from the coding sequence TTGAAGCGCGACATTCACCCCGAGTACGTCGAGACGCAGGTCAGCTGCACCTGCGGTGCCTCGTTCACCACGCGGAGCACCATCGACGGCGGCGCCATCCGCGCCGACGTCTGCTCCGAGTGCCACCCGTTCTACACGGGCAAGCAGAAGATCCTCGACACCGGTGGCCGCGTGGCCCGCTTCGAGGCCCGCTTCGGCAAGGCCGCCGGCACCGCCGGCAAGTAG
- the prmC gene encoding peptide chain release factor N(5)-glutamine methyltransferase has translation MNLLLAEVAQAAQRLADAGVPSPRFDAEELAAFVHGVKRGELHHVPDADFDARYWETVARREAREPLQHITGRAFFRYLELQVGPGVFVPRPETESVVGWAIDAVRAMDVVEPLIVDLCTGSGAIALAMAQEVPRSRVHGVELSEDALRWTRKNAEGSRVTIHQGDALSALPELDGQVDLVISNPPYIPLTEWEHVAPEARDHDPQMALFSGEDGLDTIRGIERTAHRLLRPGGVVVIEHADTQGGQVPWIFTEERGWADAADHPDLNNRPRFATARKALP, from the coding sequence ATGAACCTGCTGCTCGCCGAGGTGGCCCAGGCCGCCCAGCGGCTGGCCGACGCCGGTGTCCCCTCCCCGCGATTCGACGCCGAGGAACTCGCCGCGTTCGTGCACGGCGTCAAGCGGGGCGAGCTGCACCATGTGCCGGACGCCGACTTCGACGCCCGGTACTGGGAGACCGTCGCCCGCCGCGAGGCCCGTGAGCCGCTTCAGCACATCACCGGACGCGCCTTCTTCCGCTACCTGGAACTCCAGGTCGGCCCCGGCGTCTTCGTGCCCCGCCCGGAGACCGAATCGGTCGTCGGCTGGGCCATAGACGCCGTCCGCGCGATGGACGTCGTCGAACCGCTGATCGTCGACCTCTGCACCGGATCGGGCGCCATCGCGCTGGCCATGGCGCAGGAGGTGCCGCGCTCCCGGGTGCACGGCGTGGAACTGTCCGAGGACGCCCTCAGGTGGACCAGGAAGAACGCCGAGGGGTCCAGGGTCACCATTCACCAGGGAGACGCCCTGAGCGCCCTCCCCGAGCTCGACGGACAGGTCGACCTGGTCATCTCCAACCCCCCGTACATCCCGCTCACCGAGTGGGAGCACGTGGCGCCCGAGGCCCGCGACCACGACCCGCAGATGGCGCTCTTCTCCGGTGAGGACGGCCTCGACACCATCCGCGGCATCGAACGCACCGCGCACCGGCTGCTGCGCCCCGGAGGCGTCGTCGTCATCGAGCACGCCGACACCCAGGGCGGGCAGGTGCCGTGGATCTTCACCGAGGAACGCGGCTGGGCCGACGCGGCCGACCACCCCGACCTGAACAACCGGCCCCGGTTCGCGACGGCCCGCAAGGCCCTGCCGTGA
- the prfA gene encoding peptide chain release factor 1, with protein sequence MFEAVEELIGEHADLEKKLADPSVHADQANARKLNKRYAELTPVIATYRAWKQTGEDIDTARELAADEPDFAAEVKELEKQREEITEKLRLLLVPRDPSDDKDVLLEIKAGAGGDESALFAGDLLRMYLRYAERVGWKTEIIDSTESELGGYKDVQVAVKTKGGNGATEPGQGVWARMKYEGGVHRVQRVPSTESQGRIHTSAAGVLVTPEAEEVDVEIHANDLRIDVYRSSGPGGQSVNTTDSAVRITHLPTGVVASCQNEKSQLQNKEQAMRILRSRLLAAAQEAAEQEASDVRRSQVRTVDRSEKIRTYNFPENRISDHRVGFKAYNLDQVLDGDLDAVIQACVDADSAAKLAAA encoded by the coding sequence ATGTTCGAGGCGGTCGAGGAACTGATCGGCGAGCACGCCGATCTCGAGAAGAAGCTCGCCGACCCGTCGGTCCACGCGGACCAGGCGAACGCACGCAAGCTGAACAAGCGCTACGCCGAGCTGACCCCCGTCATCGCCACCTACCGGGCCTGGAAGCAGACCGGTGAGGACATCGACACCGCCCGCGAACTCGCCGCCGACGAACCGGACTTCGCCGCCGAGGTCAAGGAGCTGGAGAAGCAGCGCGAGGAGATCACCGAGAAGCTCCGCCTGCTCCTGGTCCCGCGCGACCCCAGCGACGACAAGGACGTGCTCCTGGAGATCAAGGCGGGCGCGGGCGGCGACGAGTCCGCCCTGTTCGCCGGCGACCTCCTGCGGATGTACCTGCGCTACGCGGAACGCGTCGGCTGGAAGACCGAGATCATCGACTCCACCGAGTCCGAGCTCGGCGGCTACAAGGACGTCCAGGTCGCCGTGAAGACCAAGGGCGGCAACGGCGCCACCGAGCCCGGCCAGGGCGTCTGGGCCCGGATGAAGTACGAGGGCGGTGTGCACCGCGTGCAGCGCGTGCCCTCCACCGAGTCCCAGGGCCGCATCCACACCTCGGCCGCCGGCGTCCTCGTCACGCCCGAGGCGGAGGAGGTCGACGTGGAGATCCACGCCAACGACCTCCGCATCGACGTCTACCGCTCCTCCGGCCCCGGCGGCCAGTCGGTCAACACCACCGACTCCGCGGTCCGGATCACGCACCTGCCCACCGGCGTCGTCGCCTCCTGCCAGAACGAGAAGAGCCAGCTCCAGAACAAGGAGCAGGCCATGCGCATCCTGCGGTCCCGGCTGCTGGCCGCCGCCCAGGAGGCCGCCGAGCAGGAGGCCTCCGACGTGCGCCGCAGCCAGGTGCGTACGGTGGACCGGTCCGAGAAGATCCGCACGTACAACTTCCCGGAGAACCGCATCTCCGACCACCGCGTCGGCTTCAAGGCGTACAACCTCGACCAGGTCCTCGACGGCGACCTCGACGCCGTCATCCAGGCCTGCGTGGACGCCGACTCCGCCGCCAAGCTGGCCGCCGCGTAA
- a CDS encoding L-threonylcarbamoyladenylate synthase has translation MARRYDCNDATDRTTGLREAASAVRRGELVVLPTDTVYGIGADAFSSEGIADLLAAKGRGRNMPTPVLIGSPNTLHGLVTDFSEQAWELVDAFWPGALTLVARHQPSLQWDLGDTRGTVAVRMPLHPVAIELLTEVGPMGVSSANLTGHPSPETCDAAQDMLGDSVSVYLDGGPTPGIVPSSIVDVTGKVPVLLRAGALSVEELRKVVPDLEVAS, from the coding sequence ATGGCACGGCGATACGACTGCAACGACGCGACCGACCGTACGACCGGTCTGCGCGAGGCCGCGTCCGCCGTCCGGCGCGGCGAACTGGTCGTGCTGCCCACCGACACCGTGTACGGGATCGGTGCGGACGCCTTCAGCTCCGAGGGCATCGCCGACCTGCTCGCCGCCAAGGGCCGCGGCCGCAACATGCCCACCCCGGTGCTGATCGGCTCCCCGAACACGCTGCACGGCCTGGTCACCGACTTCTCCGAACAGGCGTGGGAGCTCGTCGACGCCTTCTGGCCCGGCGCCCTCACCCTCGTCGCCCGGCACCAGCCCTCGCTCCAGTGGGACCTCGGTGACACCCGGGGCACCGTCGCCGTCCGGATGCCGCTGCACCCCGTCGCCATCGAACTCCTCACCGAGGTCGGCCCGATGGGCGTCTCCAGCGCCAACCTCACCGGACACCCCTCGCCGGAGACCTGCGACGCCGCCCAGGACATGCTCGGCGACTCCGTCTCCGTCTACCTCGACGGCGGACCGACCCCCGGCATCGTGCCGTCGTCCATCGTCGACGTCACCGGCAAGGTGCCCGTACTCCTGCGGGCCGGCGCGCTCTCCGTCGAGGAACTCCGCAAGGTGGTCCCCGACCTCGAGGTGGCCAGTTGA